The Halotia branconii CENA392 region TCAGGAATATGTAAACGATCTCTTGCGTTTAATAAATTTGCAACAGCAAAAATTACCAGATCCAGATCCAGAAATTGCAGAACTTGTTGAAGAAATTGACTTAGATTATCTGGCTGAGGATTTACCAAAACTTCTTTTATCAATGCAGCAGGGAATTGGTCGCCTCAAGGATATCAGTCTTTCTTTGAGAACTTTTGCTAGATCTGATATTTCATCTAAGGTGGAGTTTCAAATTCATGAAGGCATCAATAGTACCTTAATGTTATTAAAACATCGACTCAAAGACCAAGGCGATCGCCCAAAAATTGAAGTCATCACACAATACAGTGAGCTACCGCCAATTACTTGCTATCCTGGCCAACTCAACCAGGTATTTATGAATATTATTGCCAATGCTATCGATGCATTTGATGACTTGCATCAAAATTCTTTAGATCAAGAAAAAGGTGATTGCCAAAACACTATCACTATTACTACATCATGCGATCGTCAGCAACAAACTGTTTCAATTTGTATTGAAGATAATGCTCTTGGTATGCCTCCTGAAGTGCAAACGAAAATCTTTGAGCCATCTTTTACAACTAAGCCTGTGGGTAAAGGAACTGGTTTAGGATTAGCTATTAGCTATCAAATTATTGTCGATAAACACAATGGACTAATCAACTGCTTGTCAACCTCTAGTCAGGGAACAAAGTTTATTATTACTCTGCCCATTTAGTTTTAACTTACATTCCGCAGGTAAATGAAGAGATTGATGGTATTTTTTATTCATGACACCATCAGCATCACAAATAATAGTACAAGATTTAAAGGGGCGACAATAGCCTCTAAACCCAGCCAGATAAAGGTTTTGGATGTACAGACCCCTGGAAAAAACTGGGTGCTTATTGAGAATTAACTGGATGAGGGTAGTAGAATTTTCTGTGGAGAGCGGTTTTGTGGTCAAAAATAACGGTCTCGTAATTTGACTAAGACCGTCGAAATAATGCTGGCATCATTCTATCAAAACTTCTTAGAAAAATACCTAAATAAAGCACAGTTAATCACCTTGAAGATGTTGGTGTGGTTGCTACAAAATCAGAAACAGGTCAGGATAGGTTTATATGGTAAGCCAGCGCGTTGGGCGGCTCTGGATAAGTCTGCGTCTTGTAAGTTGGCTCCGCTCAAATCTGCGCCGATGAAGCTAGCATCTGTTAGGTTTGCATTACACAAATTTAGACCTCGTAGCGATAAACCATCAAAGTTTCTGTCTTGTTCTAGTATTGCGCCAAGGGAACTTTGCATAGTAATAAGCTGGGCGGGATTATTATTAGTTGCTTCTTTACTCCCCCTGCTCCCCCTGCTTCCCCTGCCTGCCTCCACCTGTCATTTTTGGGTTGACAGACCACTAGCCTTGTAGTTACCAACTCTTGAACTACTAATTTTTCTAAATAAGTTGTCTCAACCAGAGCCAGATTCAGTTTTTGAGCTTGAAACAACAGGTATGCGTCAAGTTAGCTTGTCTCAAATCTGTGCTTTTAAGTTCGGCTTTTTGAAAATTCGCATCTGTTAAATTGGCATGACGAAAACTAGTGCCACCTCTTTGTGTGACAAAAGCTGCCATCTGTTACAACAAAGTAAATTAGCTAATAGCCCAATAATAAAAATCAAGGACTGATAAAACAAGCCCTTGATTTTACTAAATTATTTAATTTTGTTATTTAATAACGGGATTTTTTGGTTTTTAACTTTTGCTTTTTACGCCGCTTTTCGGCAGTAGAAACTGCTTGTTCTACCGGATAACCTACAACAGGAATTACCTGATATTTGCGCTCTTCTTCTAATTTTTTCAGTTCCGTGTAATCAACCCAATGAATGCAATCAACGGGACAAGTGTCTATTGCTTCTTGGATTACTTCCTCTGCGTCCCCATCTTGGCGAACCACGCGCGATCGCCCATAATCTGCTTCAATGTAGAAAGTGTTACGCGCAACATGGGCGCAGTGCTTACAACCAATACAGGTGATTTCATCTACATAAACACCTTTTTGACGTAGCATACCGCCCAATTCCGGTTCTAAACCAGAACGTTCTGGGTCATCCCGCAAACGACCACCTAATTCTGGCTCTAAACCGGAACGGTTATCTTCTTGTTCTTCCGGCGACGGCATAAAATCAGCCATTACGCACTCCAGCGTTGTACTACCAAACGAATCGAACCATCTGCATTTTTTTGTTGTTCAGTGACTTGAAAACCAACATGAGTGGTTTCTTTCACAACTGCTTCGTAAGCGTAGCGCTGTGTTACTTGGCGTAAAAATCCATCTACAGACAGATTTTGTTGCCAGTATTGCAAATCAGCCACCAGTTCGTATTCTTTGCCATTCCATCTAAAGCCGATGTCGTAGCCGTTTTCCTGCTCAATGGTCACTTCGGCAGGATGGGTTTGACCCCGATAGCCACGTACTTCACGCGGCCCAGGTTTCCAGTCGATGCCCAATTCAGTCAGTGCATCTTTCAAAGAATCAAGGTTACGGATTTGAGTCTTAATTTGGCTAAAATGTGACATGGTGGTTGTGAATTAATGACACTAAACTATTGAAAAACTTACCAATCACTGTAAGTGGCTTGCGTATTTGCCACACTGGATTGCTGTACCTGAACGGTAAAAAATTCTGAGGTTGGCTCATGAGTGAGTACTTGCCCTAGCTGTGCTTCTATTGCTGCTGTAACCTCAGCGCAAGAAGCACCTATAATGCCGGTGACTTTCTCTTGTACCCGACCGTCTGGATAAATTATGAACTCTAATGTCTCCATGTTGTTGGCCAACCACGATAGTACGCTTGAATTGTACTGCCTTAGCAGCAAGCTAAAAATATAGCCTTTGGAACATTTTTACTTAGATGCTAACTTGGCATTTGTTAATTAATGTTCCATCTCTCGAAATATATATCTCAGAAACTTTACAAAACTTATTATTTTTTTAAGTACTCACATCTGTCATTAGTTAGTCTCTCTTAACCTTATCAATTAGTCAAGGTCGCAATTAACCTGACAAAGTCAGTAGTAACAGTTCTTAAAAAAAGCGTTGTATAGCAATGGGAGATACAAAAGCCCTAAGCTGACTGAAAAACTCTATTATTATTGAGTTTATCCTAATTTTATTCAGAGTTTCCAATAAAGTAGTTATGAGTAGCTGAGATTACTCACACTGTAAACTTATATCAAATATTAGAGGCGATCGCGCTCGACACTAAAATAGGCGACTCCCTGGTGAACTTTGCTAGACGTAAACCATTTAGAATAATAGTGATAGAAACGATTGTAACTATGAGCGTCGTCATTCCTCATGAAATATTAACCACAACTCGCATGACCGAAGATGAA contains the following coding sequences:
- a CDS encoding sensor histidine kinase; amino-acid sequence: MMTESVLQTMHILLVDDNPNNLKVLSEAIQGCGWKALMATDGESAIEQIEYAHPDLILLDVMMPGLDGFETCRRLKANAITQNIPIIFMTALSDATEKVKGLEIGAVDYITKPFQQEEVIARLKLHLKISHLTRTLEQRVQERTAELSQSLQKLQQTQLQLIQSEKMSTLGQLVAGIGHEINNPIGFISGNCSHIQEYVNDLLRLINLQQQKLPDPDPEIAELVEEIDLDYLAEDLPKLLLSMQQGIGRLKDISLSLRTFARSDISSKVEFQIHEGINSTLMLLKHRLKDQGDRPKIEVITQYSELPPITCYPGQLNQVFMNIIANAIDAFDDLHQNSLDQEKGDCQNTITITTSCDRQQQTVSICIEDNALGMPPEVQTKIFEPSFTTKPVGKGTGLGLAISYQIIVDKHNGLINCLSTSSQGTKFIITLPI
- a CDS encoding pentapeptide repeat-containing protein — encoded protein: MQSSLGAILEQDRNFDGLSLRGLNLCNANLTDASFIGADLSGANLQDADLSRAAQRAGLPYKPILTCF
- a CDS encoding pentapeptide repeat-containing protein codes for the protein MAAFVTQRGGTSFRHANLTDANFQKAELKSTDLRQANLTHTCCFKLKN
- a CDS encoding ferredoxin, which translates into the protein MADFMPSPEEQEDNRSGLEPELGGRLRDDPERSGLEPELGGMLRQKGVYVDEITCIGCKHCAHVARNTFYIEADYGRSRVVRQDGDAEEVIQEAIDTCPVDCIHWVDYTELKKLEEERKYQVIPVVGYPVEQAVSTAEKRRKKQKLKTKKSRY
- a CDS encoding DUF1257 domain-containing protein, producing MSHFSQIKTQIRNLDSLKDALTELGIDWKPGPREVRGYRGQTHPAEVTIEQENGYDIGFRWNGKEYELVADLQYWQQNLSVDGFLRQVTQRYAYEAVVKETTHVGFQVTEQQKNADGSIRLVVQRWSA
- a CDS encoding DUF2997 domain-containing protein produces the protein METLEFIIYPDGRVQEKVTGIIGASCAEVTAAIEAQLGQVLTHEPTSEFFTVQVQQSSVANTQATYSDW